In a single window of the Veillonella sp. genome:
- the fusA gene encoding elongation factor G, producing the protein MKEYSSDKIRNVAVVSHDGAGKTALVESLLLTSGAVDFVGKGQDNKHIMDFEPEEIKRNVTIQLGMAPCEWHDHKVNFVDTPGYNEFHGEVRAALRACDGMLMVLSATSGVETDTVRAWDYAVELQMPRMAFINKMDVDGADFFGTIERMRELFGKGIMPLQIPIGEGANFEGVVDVAKMTAFTYKDGQPTEIAVPAHLIEKAQEIREMTVEAAAEGSDELLEKYLEGEELSLEEIRQGLREGMISGRVCPIMCGSATSRIGLDQVLDRMIRYMPDATKKVMTATDAETGEQCVVHVDKPLTAFVFKTLLDPFAGKQSFVRIFSGELKEGDRLYDVNQGVEEKWGKMVTLIGKQQIPVSAAKAGDIVVIPKLANAKTGDTLTAPDFKVTYDAIRFPQPLYTVALEPVKKGEEEKLAGAVLKVAEEDPTCVVVKNAEARQLQIDCMGEVHLEHILNKMDRKYGVQAKLVTPYIPYRETIKGSAETESKYKKQSGGHGQYGHVKIQVDPLYDGTEFAFVDKIFGGAVPKQYIPAVEKGAKETLDKGLIAGYPMIGVQVTLLDGSYHSVDSSELAFKVATSQAIKDVIPKAKPVLLEPIYEVNVFAPDAFMGDIMGDLNSRRGRVLGMEQSERTGISVVKAQVPLAEMADYVTALRSITQGQGVFNRQFYTYEEVPHKQAEEIIAAHKTQE; encoded by the coding sequence ATGAAAGAGTACAGTAGTGATAAAATTAGAAACGTTGCTGTTGTTTCCCACGATGGTGCAGGTAAAACAGCTCTTGTTGAATCCTTGTTGTTAACCTCTGGTGCGGTTGATTTCGTAGGTAAAGGCCAAGACAATAAACATATTATGGACTTTGAACCTGAAGAAATTAAACGTAATGTAACAATCCAATTGGGCATGGCTCCATGTGAATGGCATGACCATAAGGTTAACTTCGTAGATACTCCAGGCTATAATGAATTCCATGGCGAAGTTCGTGCCGCTTTGCGTGCGTGCGATGGTATGTTGATGGTACTATCCGCCACATCTGGTGTAGAAACTGACACAGTTCGCGCTTGGGATTATGCAGTGGAATTACAAATGCCACGCATGGCATTTATCAATAAAATGGATGTTGATGGTGCTGATTTCTTCGGTACTATTGAAAGAATGCGGGAATTATTTGGCAAAGGCATTATGCCATTGCAGATTCCTATCGGTGAAGGCGCCAACTTTGAAGGCGTCGTAGACGTAGCTAAAATGACTGCGTTTACTTACAAGGACGGCCAACCAACAGAGATTGCTGTACCAGCTCACCTTATCGAAAAGGCTCAAGAAATTCGGGAAATGACCGTAGAAGCCGCGGCTGAAGGTAGCGATGAATTGTTGGAAAAATATTTAGAAGGCGAAGAATTATCCTTAGAGGAAATTCGCCAAGGCTTGCGTGAAGGGATGATTAGTGGCCGTGTGTGCCCAATCATGTGTGGCAGTGCCACATCTCGTATTGGCTTAGATCAAGTATTGGATCGTATGATCCGTTACATGCCGGATGCAACTAAAAAAGTGATGACCGCAACTGATGCGGAAACCGGCGAACAATGTGTAGTACATGTAGATAAACCGTTAACTGCATTCGTATTTAAAACATTGTTAGACCCATTCGCAGGCAAACAAAGCTTTGTACGTATCTTCTCTGGTGAACTAAAAGAAGGCGATCGCCTTTATGATGTAAACCAAGGTGTAGAAGAAAAATGGGGCAAGATGGTTACCCTTATCGGGAAGCAACAAATCCCTGTATCTGCCGCTAAAGCTGGCGATATCGTAGTGATACCGAAATTGGCTAATGCTAAGACTGGCGATACATTAACTGCTCCTGACTTTAAAGTGACATACGATGCTATCCGTTTCCCTCAACCTCTATACACAGTGGCATTAGAACCTGTGAAAAAAGGTGAGGAGGAAAAATTAGCTGGTGCTGTTCTAAAAGTAGCAGAAGAAGATCCTACTTGCGTAGTAGTGAAAAATGCTGAGGCCCGTCAACTACAAATCGATTGTATGGGCGAGGTTCATCTCGAGCATATCCTCAACAAAATGGATCGTAAATATGGCGTACAAGCTAAACTTGTGACTCCATACATTCCATACCGCGAAACCATTAAAGGCTCCGCTGAAACCGAGTCTAAATATAAGAAACAAAGTGGCGGTCATGGTCAATATGGTCACGTTAAGATTCAAGTGGACCCATTATATGATGGTACCGAATTTGCGTTCGTAGACAAAATCTTTGGTGGTGCTGTACCTAAACAATACATACCAGCAGTGGAAAAGGGTGCCAAAGAAACCCTAGATAAAGGCTTAATTGCGGGATATCCTATGATTGGCGTGCAAGTGACACTCTTGGATGGATCTTACCATAGCGTAGACTCCTCAGAGTTAGCATTCAAAGTAGCTACGTCACAAGCTATCAAGGATGTAATTCCTAAGGCGAAACCAGTCCTATTAGAACCAATCTATGAAGTTAACGTGTTTGCACCAGATGCTTTCATGGGCGACATCATGGGTGATTTAAATAGCCGTCGAGGTCGTGTATTAGGCATGGAACAAAGTGAAAGAACAGGTATTTCTGTTGTTAAAGCTCAAGTACCATTGGCTGAAATGGCCGACTATGTGACTGCATTGCGCTCCATCACTCAAGGACAAGGCGTATTTAACCGTCAGTTCTATACTTATGAAGAGGTTCCACATAAGCAAGCGGAAGAAATTATCGCTGCTCATAAAACTCAAGAATAA
- the hydE gene encoding [FeFe] hydrogenase H-cluster radical SAM maturase HydE yields the protein MKGSDCLQVQDILAKDLVGDEWLTEDELRFLMSVTDEEQLQLIYKKAYEVKAKYVKPVAYYRGLIEFSNRCIKNCNYCGIRRENDKTERFDMNREDIIKMAQWAYDHEYGSITLQSGERCDDAFVDYVVDLIRDIKAIGDGSLGITMCVGEQSEEAYRRMREAGASRYLLRIETTNKELYHKIHPQDELHSFETRVECLRSLRRVGFQVGTGVMIGLPGQTEEDLVNDILFYRDMDIDMIGMGPYVVHHDTPLGQEALAMGIDDEAGKLRRIQLGLKMIALTRLFLKDVNIAATTALQALDKLGREKGLAAGANILMPIITIPEHRAKYLLYDNKPCVDDNADKCKDCLTRRVMSIGDTVGWKQNGDSKHYGKRTGEF from the coding sequence ATGAAAGGAAGTGATTGTTTGCAAGTGCAAGACATTCTTGCAAAAGACCTCGTTGGCGATGAATGGCTAACAGAGGATGAGCTAAGATTTCTCATGTCTGTAACTGATGAAGAACAGTTGCAGTTAATATATAAAAAGGCTTATGAAGTGAAGGCGAAATATGTAAAGCCTGTAGCGTACTATCGTGGCCTCATCGAGTTCTCGAACCGATGCATCAAAAACTGTAATTACTGCGGTATCCGTCGTGAAAATGACAAGACGGAACGCTTTGATATGAATCGTGAAGATATCATCAAGATGGCACAATGGGCGTACGACCATGAATATGGTTCTATTACGCTCCAATCTGGTGAACGCTGTGATGATGCCTTTGTGGATTATGTGGTGGATTTAATTCGCGATATTAAAGCCATTGGCGATGGTTCCCTTGGCATTACGATGTGCGTAGGGGAACAAAGCGAAGAGGCGTACCGCCGCATGCGTGAAGCCGGCGCTAGTCGTTATTTATTGCGCATTGAAACAACAAATAAAGAGCTATATCATAAAATTCACCCTCAAGATGAACTACACTCTTTTGAAACGCGCGTTGAATGTTTACGTAGCTTGCGCCGCGTAGGTTTCCAAGTGGGTACAGGTGTTATGATTGGTTTGCCTGGGCAAACCGAAGAAGATCTTGTAAATGATATCTTGTTTTATCGCGATATGGATATCGATATGATCGGCATGGGTCCGTATGTGGTACATCATGATACGCCGCTAGGCCAAGAGGCATTGGCGATGGGCATCGATGATGAAGCAGGTAAATTGCGCCGTATTCAATTGGGCCTAAAGATGATTGCGTTGACACGGTTATTCTTGAAAGACGTAAATATTGCAGCTACAACAGCATTACAAGCACTTGATAAATTAGGTCGTGAAAAAGGCCTTGCTGCGGGTGCTAATATTTTGATGCCTATCATTACCATTCCGGAACACCGTGCAAAATATTTGCTGTACGATAATAAACCTTGCGTAGATGATAATGCAGACAAATGTAAAGACTGCTTAACGCGCCGCGTAATGTCCATCGGTGATACCGTAGGTTGGAAGCAAAATGGCGACTCCAAGCACTACGGAAAACGTACGGGAGAGTTTTAG
- a CDS encoding YaaA family protein — MKIVLSPSKTKTITNATSNDGAVHTAVRDGQFQPHITQDIVKHVQSLDVAALGKALKLKDDKAQALFDFYQDFESHPVGRACESYDGIAFKYLDWSNLSDEAKAFGESHLVVMSALYGVVEPTMGVRDYRLDMVDKVGINLYDTWREAVDAYFHKEDWILNLASKEYAKMVNHPKVVTVEFWELRGDTFKQMSTSSKMSRGMMAHACLTEQVKHVRDLPREINGFICVTDIESITIPSESMMVRYERK, encoded by the coding sequence ATGAAAATCGTCCTCTCTCCTAGTAAGACAAAAACGATTACCAATGCTACTAGCAACGATGGGGCAGTACATACTGCAGTCCGGGACGGTCAATTTCAACCGCACATTACACAAGATATTGTAAAACATGTGCAATCCCTTGATGTGGCGGCCCTTGGCAAGGCTTTAAAATTAAAGGATGATAAGGCGCAGGCACTCTTTGATTTCTATCAAGATTTTGAGTCTCATCCTGTAGGGCGTGCTTGTGAAAGCTACGATGGCATTGCTTTCAAATATTTAGACTGGTCGAACTTGTCTGATGAGGCTAAGGCCTTTGGTGAAAGCCACCTCGTTGTGATGTCTGCCTTGTACGGCGTTGTAGAGCCTACGATGGGCGTTAGAGACTATCGACTAGATATGGTCGATAAGGTAGGTATTAATTTATACGATACGTGGCGCGAAGCTGTGGATGCATACTTTCACAAGGAAGATTGGATCCTAAATCTAGCGTCTAAAGAATATGCGAAAATGGTGAACCATCCAAAGGTGGTAACCGTTGAGTTTTGGGAATTGCGAGGCGACACATTTAAACAGATGAGTACGTCCTCCAAAATGAGTCGTGGCATGATGGCTCATGCATGTTTGACGGAGCAAGTGAAGCATGTAAGGGATTTGCCCCGTGAAATTAATGGATTTATCTGTGTTACAGATATTGAATCCATTACGATACCAAGCGAATCGATGATGGTTCGTTATGAAAGGAAGTGA
- a CDS encoding Nramp family divalent metal transporter encodes MIDFLKKQLFTVHQNGKQQVSEVFKYIGPGIIVTVGFIDPGNWAANLAAGASYGYELLWVVTLSTIMLILLQHNVAHLGIVRGQCLSECAYEFLPRYVSRFVLSTAGIAAAATALAEFIGAAIALKMLFGIPLLIGSILTAVICTIMLITNSYRKLERIIAGFVSLIALAYLVEVNMVNVDWAAAGIGWVDPKVPNESMLVILSILGAVIMPHNLFLHSEIIQSRQFNTQDPSVMKRQLRYEFLDTLLSMGIGWMINSAMILLAAAVFFAHGIEVTELEQAEELLRPLIGPAAGTIFAIALLFAGFASSATAGMAGASIFAGMFGESYDMKDFHTRLGLALTYIPALLLIVFVTDSFQALLISQMFLSLQLPITIFLQLYMTSSRKVMGQYANHTYTNVLLWGIGIVVTVMNIYLLYVGA; translated from the coding sequence ATGATTGATTTTTTAAAGAAACAGCTGTTTACCGTCCACCAAAACGGTAAGCAGCAGGTGAGCGAGGTCTTTAAATATATAGGACCTGGCATCATCGTAACGGTTGGGTTCATCGACCCTGGCAATTGGGCGGCCAATCTCGCTGCTGGTGCTAGTTATGGTTATGAACTATTGTGGGTAGTTACGCTATCTACGATTATGCTTATTTTATTGCAACATAACGTGGCCCACTTAGGCATTGTACGAGGCCAATGTTTATCCGAATGTGCTTATGAATTCTTGCCGCGTTACGTGTCTAGGTTCGTATTGAGTACGGCGGGCATTGCAGCGGCAGCGACCGCATTGGCCGAGTTTATCGGTGCAGCCATCGCATTGAAAATGCTTTTTGGCATTCCTCTTTTGATAGGCAGTATCTTGACGGCTGTAATCTGTACCATTATGCTCATTACCAATTCCTATCGGAAGCTAGAGCGTATCATTGCAGGATTCGTATCCCTTATTGCGTTGGCGTACCTCGTAGAGGTCAATATGGTCAATGTAGATTGGGCAGCAGCTGGTATTGGTTGGGTAGATCCTAAGGTTCCTAATGAATCGATGCTCGTTATTTTGAGTATCTTAGGGGCTGTTATTATGCCTCACAATTTGTTCTTGCACTCAGAAATCATTCAAAGTCGCCAGTTCAACACACAAGATCCTTCTGTAATGAAGCGCCAATTGCGTTATGAATTTCTAGACACCCTATTATCTATGGGTATTGGCTGGATGATTAACTCTGCCATGATCTTATTGGCGGCGGCAGTGTTCTTTGCTCATGGCATTGAAGTAACGGAGCTTGAACAGGCTGAGGAGTTGTTACGACCTCTCATTGGACCTGCAGCAGGTACAATCTTTGCTATCGCATTGCTCTTTGCGGGCTTTGCATCGTCTGCTACGGCAGGTATGGCAGGGGCGAGTATCTTTGCCGGTATGTTTGGTGAGTCTTACGATATGAAAGACTTCCATACAAGATTAGGCTTGGCATTAACTTATATTCCAGCATTGCTTTTGATTGTATTCGTTACTGATTCATTCCAAGCCTTGTTGATCTCTCAAATGTTCTTGAGCTTGCAACTGCCTATTACGATTTTCTTGCAGCTCTATATGACAAGTAGCCGCAAGGTGATGGGGCAATATGCGAACCATACATATACAAATGTACTATTATGGGGCATTGGCATTGTAGTAACCGTTATGAATATCTACTTACTCTATGTAGGCGCATAA
- a CDS encoding DNA starvation/stationary phase protection protein, whose protein sequence is MKNLQQVNQYLADLSVWNVKLHNLHFNVTGPQFKSIHEYLESIYDEAFEYFDAVAEHVKMQGQFPLVNSAEYAKLTKIEELGQEDIPQAKVIEILLKDFKYMNDQAVAIRAAADEEGDFLLVSMMEDHVAYYVKQIWFIESMLK, encoded by the coding sequence ATGAAAAACTTACAACAAGTAAACCAATATTTAGCAGATCTTTCCGTATGGAACGTAAAATTACATAACCTACATTTCAACGTAACAGGTCCACAATTCAAATCCATTCACGAATATTTGGAATCCATCTATGATGAAGCGTTTGAATACTTCGATGCAGTAGCAGAACACGTGAAAATGCAAGGTCAATTCCCATTGGTTAATTCTGCAGAATACGCTAAATTGACTAAAATTGAAGAATTGGGTCAAGAAGATATCCCTCAAGCGAAAGTAATTGAAATTCTTCTTAAAGACTTCAAATACATGAATGATCAAGCTGTAGCAATCCGTGCAGCTGCTGATGAAGAAGGTGACTTCTTGCTCGTAAGCATGATGGAAGATCACGTTGCATACTATGTAAAACAAATCTGGTTCATCGAATCCATGTTGAAATAA
- the epsC gene encoding serine O-acetyltransferase EpsC has product MIQGLRELWGKIQYNIKRVMDSDPAATNVWMVIWTYPHITALFWHFFAHRLYKAGWPTLARRVALHSRHVTGIEIHPGATIGRGLFIDHGMGVVIGETAIVGDNVTLFHQVTLGGMSSKKVKRHPTIEDEVLIGTGTKILGDITIGARTKIGCNLVIKHDIPKDMVIFETDPENMYVRKPRRTNNGQAEEKKIPDDYIEYYI; this is encoded by the coding sequence ATGATACAAGGTTTACGCGAATTATGGGGCAAAATTCAATATAATATTAAGCGCGTAATGGATTCTGACCCGGCAGCAACAAATGTGTGGATGGTTATTTGGACATACCCGCATATTACAGCCTTGTTCTGGCATTTCTTTGCGCATCGCCTCTATAAGGCGGGATGGCCAACCTTGGCTCGTCGCGTAGCACTTCATTCTCGTCACGTAACCGGCATTGAAATCCATCCAGGTGCTACCATCGGTCGTGGTTTATTTATCGACCATGGCATGGGTGTCGTTATCGGTGAAACGGCAATCGTAGGGGATAATGTGACCTTGTTCCACCAAGTGACGTTAGGTGGCATGTCCTCTAAAAAGGTAAAACGCCATCCGACCATCGAAGATGAAGTACTCATCGGTACAGGTACGAAAATCTTAGGCGATATTACGATTGGGGCTCGTACCAAAATCGGTTGTAACCTCGTTATTAAACACGATATCCCTAAAGATATGGTTATCTTTGAAACAGATCCAGAAAATATGTATGTCCGTAAACCTCGTCGTACTAATAATGGCCAGGCAGAGGAAAAGAAAATTCCTGATGATTACATAGAATACTATATTTAA
- the cysK gene encoding cysteine synthase A, giving the protein MSIVTNQTTKLIGKTPVYQLPNTNIYVKLEKYNVGGSVKDRAVLGMLQDAKEKGRLHEDSIIVEATSGNTGIALAMVGAILHIKTVIIMPESMSKERRELIKAYGAQLILTPKETGMRGALERANEILDKYPNAFTLGQFVNPANPDMHYRTTGAEIVEQVPNVDVFIAGIGTGGTFTGVAKRLKEHNPNLKAIAVEPTGSPAITEGKGGPHKIQGIGAGFIPENFDQSLMDGVQTVSDEEAFSEVQTFMRESGVSIGLSSGAAIVAAKRIAREEPKANIVVIAPDGVEKYLSLLDFANNEYVK; this is encoded by the coding sequence ATGAGCATAGTCACAAATCAAACAACTAAACTGATTGGTAAAACTCCGGTATATCAATTACCAAATACCAATATTTATGTAAAACTTGAAAAATATAATGTAGGCGGTTCTGTGAAAGACCGTGCTGTACTTGGCATGTTACAAGATGCTAAGGAAAAAGGACGCCTTCACGAAGATAGCATTATCGTAGAGGCCACAAGCGGAAATACAGGTATTGCTCTTGCCATGGTGGGCGCTATCTTGCATATTAAAACTGTTATTATTATGCCTGAAAGCATGAGTAAAGAACGTCGTGAGCTCATTAAAGCCTATGGTGCACAGCTCATATTAACACCGAAAGAAACGGGTATGAGAGGTGCTCTTGAACGCGCTAATGAAATTTTAGATAAATATCCAAATGCTTTCACATTGGGCCAATTCGTAAACCCTGCAAACCCAGATATGCATTATCGTACAACTGGTGCCGAAATTGTAGAACAAGTGCCAAATGTAGATGTTTTCATAGCTGGTATCGGTACTGGCGGCACTTTCACAGGCGTTGCAAAACGTTTGAAAGAACATAATCCTAACTTGAAGGCCATTGCCGTAGAGCCAACAGGATCTCCAGCCATTACGGAAGGCAAGGGTGGTCCTCACAAAATTCAAGGCATTGGGGCAGGTTTTATTCCTGAAAACTTTGATCAAAGCTTGATGGACGGAGTACAAACTGTAAGCGATGAAGAGGCTTTTAGCGAAGTGCAAACCTTTATGCGTGAAAGCGGTGTTTCTATTGGTCTTTCTTCAGGGGCGGCTATTGTTGCGGCAAAGCGTATTGCTCGAGAAGAGCCAAAGGCGAATATCGTGGTGATTGCGCCGGATGGGGTAGAAAAATATTTATCCCTCTTGGACTTCGCCAATAATGAATATGTAAAGTAA
- the queF gene encoding preQ(1) synthase, translating into MASGRSEKELQGVTMLGHKTDYPTDYAPQVLEAFDNKHPDNDYFVKFNCPEFTSLCPMTGQPDFATIYISYVPDKKMVESKSLKLYLFSFRNHGDFHEDCINIIMKDLIKLMDPKYIEVWGKFTPRGGLSIDPYANYGKPGTEWEKTAKERLHFHDMQPERVAYR; encoded by the coding sequence ATGGCATCCGGCAGATCTGAAAAAGAGTTACAAGGGGTAACGATGTTAGGTCACAAGACCGATTACCCAACTGATTATGCACCACAGGTGTTAGAGGCGTTTGATAACAAGCACCCTGATAATGATTACTTCGTTAAGTTTAATTGTCCTGAGTTCACTAGCTTATGTCCTATGACAGGTCAACCTGACTTTGCCACAATCTATATCTCTTATGTACCGGATAAGAAAATGGTTGAATCCAAGTCTTTGAAATTGTACCTATTTAGTTTCCGTAATCATGGGGATTTCCACGAAGATTGCATCAATATCATCATGAAAGACCTCATCAAGTTGATGGATCCTAAATACATCGAGGTATGGGGCAAGTTTACACCACGCGGTGGTTTGTCCATCGATCCATACGCAAACTACGGCAAGCCTGGTACAGAGTGGGAAAAGACGGCAAAAGAGCGCCTTCATTTCCACGATATGCAGCCTGAGCGCGTAGCATACCGTTAA
- a CDS encoding stalk domain-containing protein — protein sequence MKLKQLILSSIAVGALAFTFGAVQPAQAAIGMENPGPAMNLEKPVSVTTAHHINVDGKVVEPINGQQNVIYVDGQPLVALRQVSEALGYKVAWDEPTKTALVDMNIATLAIQPDSAEVVRHGKLKIINLDTSESFLPAARKVDDTIFVKPQVFKLLLNDVKITKDEIFIAPQRAQLASTTNTEVTHKNELNTFLPPSQNDVKKKEDPKATEKPLIKIKKSLAKDTVTTDDQAQSTDKSEYQRANGLDR from the coding sequence ATGAAATTAAAACAGCTTATTTTATCTAGCATCGCTGTAGGTGCATTAGCTTTCACATTTGGCGCAGTACAACCTGCACAGGCGGCTATTGGCATGGAGAATCCAGGTCCAGCTATGAATCTTGAAAAGCCTGTATCTGTTACGACTGCCCATCATATCAATGTAGATGGCAAGGTTGTTGAGCCTATTAACGGTCAACAAAATGTAATCTATGTAGATGGTCAACCACTCGTAGCATTGCGCCAAGTATCTGAAGCATTGGGCTATAAAGTAGCATGGGATGAGCCTACTAAAACAGCATTAGTAGACATGAATATCGCTACATTAGCTATCCAACCTGATTCTGCAGAGGTAGTGCGCCATGGCAAATTGAAGATTATCAACCTTGATACTTCTGAATCCTTCTTGCCTGCAGCTCGCAAGGTAGATGATACTATCTTTGTAAAACCTCAAGTATTCAAATTATTATTGAACGATGTAAAAATTACAAAGGACGAAATCTTCATCGCCCCTCAACGCGCACAATTAGCATCTACTACAAATACAGAGGTAACTCACAAGAATGAACTCAACACATTCTTGCCACCATCTCAAAATGATGTAAAGAAAAAAGAAGATCCAAAGGCTACAGAAAAACCTCTTATTAAAATTAAGAAATCCTTAGCTAAAGATACTGTAACTACAGACGATCAAGCTCAATCTACAGACAAATCTGAATACCAACGTGCTAACGGATTAGATCGATAA
- a CDS encoding membrane biogenesis protein AsmA, whose amino-acid sequence MKHYIRSYWTKYKQLYKKGLKGIAAFLAIGAIIFFVLATIASRGMGVIFNEVMARQTMMRGSVTVERLTATPWGTLSFTDLVWRDSEGRELLTVPSGKIRVNMWDVVTRNFKASAINGIELNDATIVVDLDDNNRLDFVPASPDVNKPLDEVDPRPKPPKKTTQERQEELGKKVRNFNWEGQHLDLTITLRNNQLEIFQKNRHYVMKNVEAKIHLDSNRAIRIDMETGKFGGTAIGDGLTLKGRVDLKDVSKHRMPQLDLQFDVKGVDPSSLGFGDNIHDSMTLLTRVTGDFNRPLAKGRVTMPILRIPALTFENVVGDVTYQDGILNFENVNANVYSGKLEAKGVYNLDTRAYTITGVAKDLDSSEALKTPEFVVPVSANLNFKSEGKPRDMEVWGNFWSGEGHYMLIPIKNITGNFHNKGRHLSFSDVTVNTNITTISTDALRIDNGQLTMGSLNITSHGGSNFILYDESFDEIDENMDRIKAGMKQAGENSKRASESAKGIDSIKVPDDVKESVGDVKRQMDEVKDAFKGIKIK is encoded by the coding sequence ATGAAACATTACATACGTTCCTATTGGACAAAATATAAACAATTGTATAAGAAAGGCCTAAAAGGCATTGCTGCGTTTCTTGCCATTGGAGCGATTATTTTCTTTGTGTTGGCTACGATAGCAAGTCGCGGGATGGGTGTTATCTTTAACGAGGTTATGGCTCGACAAACGATGATGCGTGGTTCTGTAACAGTAGAGCGTTTAACTGCAACGCCGTGGGGAACATTATCCTTTACCGACTTGGTGTGGAGGGATTCAGAAGGTCGTGAATTGCTCACCGTTCCCAGTGGTAAAATTCGCGTCAATATGTGGGATGTTGTCACTCGTAACTTTAAGGCTTCTGCTATCAATGGAATTGAGCTCAACGATGCAACAATCGTAGTCGATCTAGATGATAACAACCGGCTCGATTTTGTGCCTGCTTCGCCTGATGTGAATAAGCCTCTCGATGAGGTGGACCCTCGCCCTAAGCCGCCTAAAAAGACGACGCAAGAGCGACAGGAGGAACTGGGTAAGAAGGTTCGTAATTTTAATTGGGAAGGCCAACATTTGGACCTTACCATTACGCTTAGAAATAATCAGCTAGAAATCTTTCAGAAAAATCGTCACTATGTGATGAAGAATGTAGAGGCTAAGATCCATCTCGATAGTAACCGTGCTATTCGCATCGATATGGAAACGGGTAAGTTCGGTGGTACAGCTATTGGCGATGGGCTTACATTGAAAGGTCGCGTCGATTTAAAGGATGTATCAAAGCATCGCATGCCTCAGCTAGATTTACAGTTTGATGTGAAAGGTGTAGACCCATCGTCACTTGGTTTTGGCGATAATATTCACGATTCTATGACCTTACTAACGCGAGTAACAGGTGATTTTAATCGACCGTTGGCTAAAGGCCGTGTAACGATGCCTATTTTACGGATTCCTGCACTTACCTTTGAAAATGTAGTGGGTGATGTAACGTACCAAGATGGCATTTTAAACTTTGAAAATGTTAATGCTAATGTGTACAGTGGCAAATTAGAGGCAAAAGGGGTATACAATTTAGATACAAGAGCCTATACGATTACAGGTGTAGCTAAGGATTTAGATAGTAGCGAAGCTCTTAAAACGCCTGAGTTCGTCGTCCCTGTATCGGCTAATTTAAACTTTAAAAGCGAAGGTAAGCCTCGTGATATGGAGGTATGGGGGAATTTCTGGTCTGGTGAAGGTCATTATATGCTCATTCCAATTAAAAATATTACAGGAAACTTTCACAATAAGGGGCGCCATTTATCCTTTAGTGATGTGACAGTCAATACAAATATTACGACCATTTCTACAGATGCGTTGCGTATCGATAATGGGCAGCTCACCATGGGGTCGCTCAACATTACATCTCATGGGGGTAGTAATTTTATCCTCTACGACGAATCCTTCGATGAGATCGATGAGAATATGGACCGGATTAAAGCGGGGATGAAGCAAGCTGGTGAAAATAGTAAACGTGCCTCTGAGTCAGCTAAAGGTATAGATAGCATCAAGGTTCCCGATGATGTAAAAGAATCTGTTGGTGATGTAAAACGCCAAATGGATGAGGTGAAAGATGCTTTCAAAGGTATCAAAATAAAGTGA
- a CDS encoding P-II family nitrogen regulator, which produces MKRMKKVDIIARAEQLEDLKEALNKIGIQGMTVSQVFGCGLQKGHTEVYRGQQYDVNLIPMVKVETVVCDVPVDLVMDTARNTLQTGEVGDGKIFVYDVEDAMRIRTGTRGTKAVTDDEA; this is translated from the coding sequence ATGAAACGAATGAAAAAGGTAGATATAATCGCTCGTGCAGAGCAGCTAGAGGATTTAAAAGAGGCCTTAAACAAGATTGGTATTCAAGGTATGACAGTGTCACAAGTCTTTGGCTGTGGCTTACAAAAAGGCCATACCGAAGTATATCGGGGCCAACAATATGATGTGAATTTAATTCCTATGGTAAAAGTTGAAACCGTTGTGTGTGATGTGCCTGTAGATCTTGTAATGGATACAGCGCGAAACACATTACAAACCGGTGAAGTAGGGGACGGTAAAATCTTTGTATACGATGTAGAAGACGCTATGCGTATACGGACAGGCACAAGAGGTACCAAGGCCGTAACCGACGACGAAGCATAA